A genome region from Geodermatophilus bullaregiensis includes the following:
- a CDS encoding arginine deiminase → MDPRRVGATSEVGRLRTVVLHRPGAELRRLTPRNNDQLLFDGVPWVARAQEEHDAFAAELTGRGVEVLYLDALLTEVLAEPAAREELVAAAVDDPRLGATLQRAAVSHLSGLAPQDLATTLMAGLAHDELRGGRGLAYQIMGRGDFVVPPLPNLLFTRDSSVWVGDQVAITSLAMPARHRESTITRAVATHHPRFAGTGQLYDASLEHLEGGDVLLLAPGVLAVGVGERTTPGGAERLARRVFARGLAHTVLVVPIAQERATMHLDTIATMVDTDAMVMYPAVADSLVAWTVTVGDELPDDADTVELAVSGPRPFVLAAAEAMGIDRLRVIDTGLDPVTAEREQWDDGNNTLALAPRLTVAYERNTVTNAALEAAGIEVVPIPGSELGSGRGGPRCMSCPVSRDPL, encoded by the coding sequence GTGGACCCCCGGCGCGTGGGCGCGACCAGCGAGGTCGGCCGGCTGCGGACGGTCGTCCTGCACCGGCCGGGCGCGGAGCTGCGCCGGCTCACCCCGCGCAACAACGACCAGCTGCTCTTCGACGGCGTCCCGTGGGTGGCCCGCGCGCAGGAGGAGCACGACGCGTTCGCCGCCGAGCTGACCGGCCGCGGCGTGGAGGTGCTCTACCTCGACGCGCTGCTCACCGAGGTGCTCGCCGAGCCGGCGGCGCGCGAGGAGCTGGTGGCCGCGGCCGTCGACGACCCGCGGCTGGGCGCCACCCTGCAGCGCGCCGCCGTGTCGCACCTGTCCGGGCTGGCGCCGCAGGACCTGGCCACCACGCTGATGGCCGGCCTGGCCCACGACGAGCTGCGCGGCGGGCGCGGGCTGGCCTACCAGATCATGGGCCGCGGGGACTTCGTGGTGCCGCCGCTGCCCAACCTGCTGTTCACCCGCGACTCGTCGGTGTGGGTGGGCGACCAGGTGGCCATCACGTCGCTGGCCATGCCCGCGCGGCACCGGGAGAGCACCATCACCCGGGCCGTCGCGACCCACCACCCGCGCTTCGCCGGCACCGGGCAGCTCTACGACGCCTCGCTGGAGCACCTGGAGGGCGGCGACGTCCTGCTGCTGGCCCCCGGGGTGCTGGCCGTGGGCGTCGGCGAGCGGACGACGCCGGGCGGGGCCGAGCGGCTGGCCCGCCGCGTGTTCGCCCGCGGCCTGGCGCACACGGTGCTCGTCGTCCCCATCGCGCAGGAGCGGGCGACCATGCACCTGGACACCATCGCCACGATGGTCGACACCGACGCCATGGTCATGTACCCGGCGGTCGCGGACTCCCTGGTGGCCTGGACGGTCACCGTCGGCGACGAGCTCCCGGACGACGCCGACACCGTCGAGCTCGCCGTCTCCGGGCCGCGGCCGTTCGTGCTCGCGGCGGCCGAGGCGATGGGGATCGACCGGCTGCGGGTGATCGACACGGGTCTGGACCCGGTGACCGCCGAGCGCGAGCAGTGGGACGACGGCAACAACACCCTGGCGCTGGCCCCGCGCCTGACCGTGGCCTACGAGCGCAACACCGTCACCAACGCCGCGCTCGAGGCGGCCGGCATCGAGGTGGTGCCGATCCCGGGGTCGGAGCTGGGCAGCGGCCGCGGCGGACCCCGCTGCATGTCCTGCCCGGTGTCCCGCGACCCGCTGTAG